The Panicum hallii strain FIL2 chromosome 5, PHallii_v3.1, whole genome shotgun sequence genome contains the following window.
TGCAGCTACCAATGAGAAACAACTCCACGTCAGCATCTACCTCTGCAGTTACCTCCGATTGAACTGCTATACAAAGTTGATCAAATATGCGCACTAACAATTTCCTCTTCCCAGGTACCTTTTACTACTTATGTTCCTCATACAATTCATACTCTATATCCCATTCCCAATATAAAAGCCACAGTACTCATTGCTCCTTTCAACAGTAAAAATACCACTCACAAAATGGTACTGCAAAGCCTGCCGACGTTGCAAAAAAGGAGACAGCAGCATTTCAGAAGCTCCACGATGCCACTATCCATCTTCACATCCAATGCTAAAAAGTACAAGCTCCCTCTTACAATTACAGATGATACATGAAGCATGGACACAATAGCTCTCTTTTATAGCTGAAGATTTGGTTGCACCTACTGCTTCCAAAGCTTCTCAAATATGAAGATAGATGCAGCAGATCTTGTAGTCTCTCTGGAAACAGTAATAGGAAAAATAAGACCCCAATGTGTCTTGCAAAAGTGTTTCACAGTTGACAATACCACATCAAGTTTGATCACACAAAACAGAGGTTAGTCTACTACTTTCATACAGGTCTCGTGGTACCTTATATTTCAGCTTAACACATTGAATTACCTTGCACAGCTTCAGCCTACACATATCCAGCCTACGTTAGCTCATCCACGTTCTAACAACACAGGTGCCACAAGGTTATCCATCAGCTGTGGAACTTAGTTCTTCCCACATATTTCACTAATCCTTTAGTATTCTAACTTAATTACCTCATTTCTATTTTATACCCTGCCAAGCTCTACTGCAAAGACACAAAACCTAGGTATCTCATTATACCCACATGCCTCATTATAAccaatcattcaatttcaagtAAACTGTAAACACCCCCCCCCCACAACCACcaccaacaaaaaaaaaaactcggcCAATATATTTGCTACATATAATACAGCTTACATGGTAATATACCTTTCACTAAACCTAACATGCCCCTTACCCTCATTTGGCGCAGCATGTGTCTCCCTACGAAACTCTTCCTAAACATCTTACCCAGTGTTTTAAAGGCGTCGCCTAGGCGTCCAGGCGGACCCAGCTCACCTTGGGCAACAGCCACGCCTTGTCACCTAGGCTCTGCCTAGGCGTCCACACCGATCTTACCAATGTACTTCCCGCTTCTACACCATCTCTAACATACCTTTCTAAATCCTACCTCCTAACATTGAATGGTGGTACAGACTTGCAGATCACGACACTCCAGATGACATGCcacatacaaacaaagacaGCCTCCAATCAGCCACAACAACATAGGTACTTCACAATAGCAGATATCTTTACGATTCACAATTTTATTTTTGTTTTCCTTTGCTGTTAACTACCACGACATTTACATTCGTAAAAAAATACATCTTGTGGGCCTTTTGCTCACCAACAGAGGAGCTCCAAGCCACCTGCTACATTCTACGCCACACACTAACTTTTTTTCTCTTTATTACTGTACTAAATATTCACGTCCTTCCTGAACAAGTTAAATTCGTCCCTTGCAATCTTTGTTTCCaatttttcttctttccttgaagatataaaataaaagttattTTCTTTGTATCTAATTTCCATATTAGTCATTCGTTCAAGATACATGGATAAGTACACCCCAACGATCAAGCCAATTACCAAAGAACAATTTAAACCACTTTCTTCAATTACCCACTACAACTAACTCAGAATGCCCTCTCCATGTACTGTAGCAGCATGCGGGTATCATCCTAGTAACATTAAGAGGCCAAGTAAGTATCCAGTAGCAACCTCAATTAACATGCCCGGTGATATGCCATGGCACAACACCTTAATATTTAACTGTAGCGAGATAAGAGGAAAATAAAATGTTGACATAATGCAAAAGAGATTGTGCCTAGCATATAAAAGAAACTAATAGGAAACATGCGACATCAAGATCCAGCAAAAAGGTTTTCCATGATAGGTGCTGTAGTACAGTTGTAAGCATTAACCTGACACTATACTGAGGTCGAAAAGACTCATTTCTTTCTCCCACCACGCTCCCTCAGTGTTAGGTTGATCACCACTCCAGGACCCACATTGTAGTAAGCAAGAGTAAGATTGTCTTTGAGGAAACTAGTCCTCACACTCAGCTTCTGCTTGTTTGCAGGGAGCTGCAGCTCTCCAGCAATCTGCTCCTTCAGACTACCAACCGTGTCTGACAGTGATTGGACACGAATCTGCAAAACTTGGCCTCGCAAGTTCCCTTCATCAAGGTTGGGCACAGATACTGAAATGCTAGCAGGGCCCTGCAGACAAGAGATTACATTAGCATACCACAATCCTTAAATAGTAATATAACTAGAACAAGCATGGAAACAAAGGAAGCGAGAAAAATGGACTGCCAGAGCCATTACCGGATGCTGAGCAAGGAACTGCTCTGCTGCTATAAGAGAAGCATCATCGGTTCTCTGCCTCTTAGGTTCTGGTTCATCAGGTGGAGGTGGTTGCTCTTCAGCAGGAGGCTGCGGAGGAAGAGGCGGTGCAGGAGGCTGAGGGACACCAATGGAATTGACCATGGGTGGCATGTGTGGTGGCGGGGGCATACCAAATGAGCGTGGGGGACCAGGCATAAACTGAACCTGACCAGGAGGCGGAGGAATACCGGTGGGCATATGAACCATTTGGCCTGGCATCCTCATCATCGGTGGCTGCCCTGGTATCTGTTGTGGATGTGGATGCATGTGAGGCATCATCTGCGGAACTCCAGGCATATGAGAAACCGGGGGTGGGCCAGGATATTGTGTTTGTGGAGCGATAAAGCGAGGAACATTAGCAAGAGGAAGTGGCTGAGGAGGTCGGGGCAATGGCATGCCAGGTCGGATAAGTGGAGCTGGACCAGGAACAGGTCTCCCATCAACATTTGAAGCATCAAACTGTTCATCGCCACCCTGTGACAATGCATGAGTAGCAGTCCGACCAATGCTACCAGAATGACCATCCCAAATAACCTGCTTCGGCTGCTCATCCTTTTTCTTCTCAATCTCTGCCTTGACAGCATTAGAGACCTCTTCCTCGGTGGTCCCAAAAATATCAGGGCGAGTGCGAGCAAGACCAACAATGTTCCGTGAAATCTCATCATCCGGTGCAAGGGTGGTCTCCTTAATCTTGGCCAACATCCTCTCTTTCTGTTCCTTGTACTTAGGGTCAATGAGTGAGATGCGCATGTGTTCCTCCATCTCGCTGATGGGGATAAGCTCCCCAGTTATCGGTGAGACAACGAACTTGGTTGGGTCTCTCTCTGCAGGGATCCTCTCCTCAGGCCTCTTGTAGTTCTTGACAATCCTCATAGGTGCCTCATCATCACCAGCCACCTTAACTTGTGCTCCTCCATCATTCTCCTCAAGCCGTGCTGCACGCATTCCTTCCTCAACAAGTTGCATCTCCTCTTCATCCATCTCCATCTCGACTTCCTTAGCAGGTTCAGCTAATTCCATTACTTCATCCTCTCCCAAGTTCTCCATCCTCTTCCGGCGCTTCAACTCCTCTAGTGTAGGTGGCACAGGAAGTCCCTCATATTCATCATCTGCAAATTCAATTGTCTCAACAACAACAAAATCATGCCAGTCAATCATTGACATCTGCATCCGTTCCTGCTCGATCTCATCCTCTGCCTGCTGCCTCGCCTGCTCCTGCGACCGATCCCACTCCAATCGATTCAGGCATCTCTCCAGTACTGTAGTCAGGTCCTTTGAACCCTCCCTCAGCTCCTTTAGCAGCGCAGGCACCCCTTCTTCCGGCCTTAGCACCCTGGAGTACGCATCCGTGAGCGCCGTGAAGAATGGGAACATGCTGTGTGTGGGCCGGATAAAGTGGAACTGCATGTTCGTGCTCTCGCGCTGCGCCAGGCTCGTCAAGAAGTTCTTACCATTCCGCGCCACGAACTGCGCGGTCAGCTTGATGATGTCCAGCTCCTCCCCTGTGATACCCTCGGGCAGCCGCACCGTGTACAGCTCCGCCTTGGGTGGCACCAGCACcttgggcggcggcgccacgcGGAAGGGTGCGGAGTGGTCTGCCTTCGCGTCCGCCGAGGCGCCATctgcgggagcggcggcgccgtcgcccGGGGCCGACGCTGGTGCGTCGGCGGGAGCTGCGTCAGGCTCGGCGCCTGCGGGGGTGTcggcgccgggcggcgcggcggcgatctCGGCGACGCGGTGCTGGTAGTAGGCGTGGTAGGGGTCGGAGGGCTGGAGGAAGTTGAACTTGGCGTTGCCCTGGTTGTGGGAGATGATGCGACGCTCGAACTCTGGCCCGTTCTTGGCGACGAAGGTGGCTGTCTTCTCGATGATAACGCGGATGTCGGGCGGAGGGTGGATGATGCCGATGGTGCGCGTGTGGGTGGCTACCGTCGCCGGCGGGTCCGCCTTTGCACCGGGagggggaggcggaggcggcgcctgctgctgctggttgGCGTCGCCGCCATCGCCCTCCGGCGCGGGGAGGGTCAGGATGGGGTtgcccatggcggcggcggcgggattaGGGTTTCGGCGGGTTTAGATCGGAAGGGGATCCCGATTGGGAGGGAGGAGGAGATCGGGGACGGGGTTGTTGGGTTTTGTTTGGGCCAGGTTGGGCCCGAGTCGGTTTTGTTTGGACCGACGTAGTTCATGAGTAGTTTGGGCCCTACTTTACACAAGATGCGTAGCCTGATCTGagaaaataaattgaattaacTTTTAACATTAAAAATCAGATGCATCTTGCTCGAGTTCGTCTGTGGGCGCAGCTTATTTTTCTTCAGTTTCGCATATTTTACTCAAATCGAGATACTATAGCATGAATTTATTTTATAAACCATGCTAAAATAAATTAGAAGCTAAATGAAACTAGTTTTTTTCGTCACTGGCTTTAACTTCACTGGTGAAGCCGTTTTAGGTGAACTCCCACACTAAACGGTCCCTTAATCTAGCGACACCCCAATTTTGCGTCTCATGGGACTCTAGACATAGGCTTAGATGATCATTTTATGTCCCAAACAAAACCATATTTTTAGGTCACTAATTGAGAACCGAGTTTGTTTATTTATAATGACGAAACTCTAATTGCATCGGACAAATATCTCTCTCGCTAGATTCAGGGTAGGCACCATATCAATCACAAGGCAATCACAAAAGTAAGCTTGGCTAGGCTAGATTTAAGCTCACCAAACTCTTTGGAATCAGTAAAGTACAGGCATATGGATCTTTTATACTCACGGCACCGGACAATGCAAACAAAAGATAGACTCAGCAATGTCATGAGTATTTAAGGCTGGCTTAATGATGCTTGACAATATGAGTCCGAAACCATAGACATAGAGTCAGCAATGTTACGAAAGCAACAGAGCATGGAATGACCCTGCCAATGATGGAGAGCCTTGGAGCTTTTAGCGGAGGTTCCAAAATTAAAtgggggtagaattcaaatttgaattcccAATCGAAGAACTCGGCGCTGAGGCCGCTGGACGGATCTTGGGAGAAAGATGATCAAAGACTGAACGATGATTAAAAGAATCATTGGCAAAGTTGGTGTCAAAATAGGATGAAGGATAGCGAATGCTGTCAAAATAGGATGAAGGATAGCGAATGCGATTAAACACCGATTTGCGCTTGCCAGTGACCGGCCTAGGAGACTTTGCTGCAACTTAAGAATAGCTCAAGGTGTTTACCCAAGAGCTTGAACTCTTTGATCGAATAGAATGCCAAAACACATCTGCTCACAATCCCATAAGGCCTTTTCTCGGATGTAATATGGGCCGCCATCGTGCCAAAGAGTGAGAAAAAAAACTAGCAAACTCTTTGCAAGTGAAGCTTCCAAGGCGATGGATCAAAAGGCCAACATGTTTGGATGCGTCTCAAAAATGGAACATTCAATTTGACCCAAAAATGCTTGCAAGACTGAAGCAGTGAATCCTTGAAAGTGTGTAAGGTAGAACGAGAGAAAGAAGCCATAAGGAAGAAATCATCAGAAAGCGAGAGCGATGTGATGAGAGCGGAAAGACCAAAATGGCCGGAGACAAGGGCGCAGATGTTATATATGCTAGGACCAAAATATAAGGATAACCTTCTTCTACCCCAAATTCCTAGAAAATAGAGCTTGAATTAAACTAAGGATGATATTGCTAGTGTGTAACATTTGGAGTTATTTGGATTTAGTTGCAATCTACCTTATTTTAAAATTGTTTGTTGGGTCTTACTTGAATTGCGTCAGGTTTGATTGATTCAATTTAGTggagtttgaatttgaatggaccattcaaattcaaactcaAATGCTAACTAACCCTAAACCTACTCGGGCCTAAACTCAAATCCAGCCTGCCAACAACCGACCTAAAGGCCCTTCCTACGGCCCAGCTACCTTCAGCATCGGCCTGCTAGCGCCCGGTCTAGACCTACCAGCTCCGCACCGCCCCTCGCCTACCCCTCGCTTGCCCGCGCCGCGACAAGGTGACGCAACGGCCGTGCATACGACCGCTGTGTCAGCCGCCGCAATCGTCGCGCTCCTTTTCCGCCCCGAGCCTCGCCTCGCCCGCCTGCATCCCAAACCCTAGCGCACCGTGCTTCCCGATCTTGTCACGCGTCCCCGCCTCCACACGAGTTCCATCACCGCCCTCGACGTTCGGGCCCGCGCAGTGAACCCTAGCGCGGCCCTCTAAGAAACCCCTCGACCACCGTCGAAAAACCCTAGCCACCCCGGAGTTTTCCCCTTCCACCGCCGCCACGAccgagaaggaggagaaggagccaaggaggagaaggggaaCGCGAGGAAGAAGGCAACGCCATTCGAGCCGGTGCCCCAATCGTCTACAACGCCATTGCAACGCTGCACGGCACTGCTCCGCCTCGCCACGTCCTCGCctctccgccgccccgagctccGTCTTCCCCAGTCTCAACCAGTGAGTTTCGCCACCCTCCGCATCTCCCTGTGCTGCCGGCGCCGCCGATGAGCCTTCCCTAGCGCAGCCCTAGGACCCCCAACCCCTTTTCTCGGCTTTTGTGCCGCCCTCGTCTGCACGAGCCCATCGCGCCGCCTATGTTTCCTGCAGCCGCCGTCGCCTCCTCGCCGCTGCGTCGTGCCACGGGTCCGGAACGTCGGTACCCCGcacacggcacggccacgctgCGGTCCCGGGATGCCAGGACCCTCGTGCGTGCGTGCACACCCGACCCGACAGCCAAGATCGAGCCTTGGCCTTGACCCGTCCAGGCTGCCGCTGTGCCACCTCGCCGGCGTTGTGCCGCGACCCTGGAAGTCAAGGACACCGCaggcacacacacacgcacacctAGCACCAACTGAGGCCGAGCCTTTTTACCAGCCGCCCTTTTCGCCAAGCCACCGCCGTCGCGCCAGGGCCATGCCACGGCCACGGTGACCGTGCGCGTCTCCGCGACGTCACGGCCTGGCACTCGCAGGTGCCACTACGGCATTTCGCCGAGCACCCAGCGAGCGGCCATCTCTTGCACACGCCAGCCgccacatgcatgcatgcactctGATCCGACCGCACCGTATCCAGCTCAAGCCACACCAAATTCATCGGAGGTCGATGCCCCGGACCCACCAGCCAGTGAGAAGGAGCCAACCGATGCATGGGCCAACCATGTCAGCAGcagaaagaggagagggggtGACAGGCTAGACCGAGCCGGCCTGCAaggccgcaggccgagctgctAACCAGCCAGCCTACCAAGCTGGCCATGAAGCCGAGCCAAGTCGATGGGCCAGACCGAGCCGTCCCATCGCTTTCAGCCAAAAAACCGAGCCGTGCCCCTTCCCTTTTCCTTATTTTGCCCAACCTGACGTGTGGACCCTGCCTGTCACCCTCAGGGTGAGACTGACCAATGGGTGGGTCCCACTGACCCTTGAGCcagttgaccggtcaacgctgacgtcagcaagGTGCACTTCTAACGTCAGCAGGTGCTGACCTAGTGACATCATGtgatgtcagcatgccacgtggcacgctctggtgctgccacgtgtcagtGCTGACTGTGTGTTTTCTTTTCCAAAACCATTTATTAATTTTAGAAATAAGTTtttcttagaaaattcataataaatccaccggacctccaaaaattatgaaaccagtttcataattcttctaaaatcatgaactaccCGTTAGAATAGGTCTGGTTATGATTTGAGGTCTTATTTGGTAACTTTTATGCACTTTTGCATTTTTGACCCTTGCCCCTGTACGTATTTACAAATAGGGCCCGACTACGAGGTGCTGACCGACGGCCAAGACAACCCGGAGGCCTAGGAGGACTACAAAGAAACGTTAGGTTCACGTCCATCTACGATCTGAATatctattaggcattgcttacTAGGCTATTGCTTCATGTTGAGCTACtatgagatgaacctgcatagcctCTTTATTTACGTGAACTTCTTCTTTCCTATACacttgatatatatatatatatatatatatatatatatatgagatGCCTTGCTACACTTTGCATGGGTATGTGTGGGAAATGGATGGATAGTTTTGGCGTGAGTGGAGATATACttttcaggagttggtgaatagGGTTTATAGCAGGGAGTAAGCGAACTTAACTCGATCttgggtgggcccggtccggaacTAGCAAGTACGGTACCAAgtcggtaggaggatcgagaaTCGGTGTAGGGgagaggtgctgacctcacgtccCCTGAGACGAGACGCAAATGAGGCTTCACAGTCTCGGGGTGACCTCTCGTGGGAGGATATGCCCAAGATCCGAAAAAGACGGATGGTACCGAGACTACTAGTTTCTGTTTCAGTAAACCGGTGTCTCATCGTCCAGTTGGCTGATCCCCGGCTGgcttcgattcgagtgggtccaagtgtacaacccctgcagggtgaaaactatacgtataaccgcgtcctcggtcatggacaacCCTAGTCATCTGTTGCTTATATTAGATAGTGTTACTCATGTATTCTACATTCCTCTAGTGGTGACTTCCTGTCTgaggcagttgagatgcgaggagcgGGAGTCCTCATATCGatttggtggttttggaaggtaTGTGTTGGACcaggagtccggaatgccgaaATGGCCCGAGTTTGGAGTTTGAAAGATGATATACTTTTTATTTGCACATGCATAGGAAACCTACCTTATATCCTTAAATTTTTGTTATACTTAGTATAGTCTACTTTAAAGTTTGCATACGGACGGTGACGTGAACCTGTCCTATTCCTTAGGGATAACCTTGTACGATGCAGGAACCGACCCATAGTTCGACCCTAACTATAACGGTTGGTACGATTGAAGCCTGTGCTACGCTCGAGTTTGCCTGTGGAGAAGTTTCCAGGAAATGAAGGATGGGCTAGGAGTTTGCTTGTACTCGACCTCGTATTGCAAATCCAATGGATTTATGTATTAATTAAACTCATTCGACCTTATGCAAAGTATAACTATAATATTATATCTAAAATGAGTTTTGTATATGATAGCGCTCGATCTACGAActatacagggagtcggattcttgAAAATCCGGTTCCTTTCAGCGTAACTCCACGCCATGCTGGGAGACATGGCCCAGGTCGAGCGCCATACCGAGGATCAACGGAGAACAGCCTTGATCGCCAGAGTCGCCAGCAGCGTCACCACCGTCGCCGAGAGCATCGCCATCCTTGTGCAGTCGTGTCATGTTAAGTTGACCCCTTAATCATCTCATCTTTGTGACAAAAGCAAAACATTACTTGCTGCGCTTCCAGTTGCAGCTCAGCTCATTTGTTTCTTTAAAACTATAGATAAGAATAGATGATATTTAATAAGTTTAAGTCAAGTTGGAATGAATCTCATTAAATCATAGACTTTAGACTAGCTCGATATCAAGCCCTAATTGGCTAATAATTTTCATCTGATGGGTCGTTATCATGTTTAGGCCAAATTTAGGAACACCATATTACAAATTTTAGGATAAAAGTTGGAGATTCAAACAGCCCCAGTCATTAACATGTCCCTTTTCGTCGCAAGGAAAAAGAAAATCCTACCCTTTCAGTACACGTACAAGTTAGTCTGATCCCTTCCTCAAGCTTGCAGTGCAAGGTTTGGAGGTTTTGTCGTACCCAAAATGTCAAGTTTTTTTTTATCGGAGCCAGTAGATCAAATTGGCAAACTCCTAGTATACCAGCTTGAAAAGTAACAAGGATGCATGGTACTTCTCAATACTTGGTGACAAGGTTCAAACCACGTTTTGGTGAAAAAGAGTGGTTGGTGTTACGAAAGTGTGAGGAAGGAGCCCAGCGCTGGTCTTACCTTTTATTAGGGCATTCATTCAAAAACACGAGGCGCAGTGCTTCGGTCAATGATGTGTAGTTAAACGTCATCTTCCAGATCAAAGGAGGCCATGAGGTCTAAACAATTTTATCACGGGGATGCAGGGTCTGACCGAGTGCAGATGAGCCACCATGTGTTAGAATCTTGCAGGATCGCAAGCCTTTGCTCACTTCAATTCCAACTACAAGTCCTTGCGCATAGCACGTGCCTGTTTATATATAAAATAAAGTCGTCAAATCCTCGTGAGTGCGGTAAGCATGAGTGTGACCCTTTGAAGTCCAACGCATGTTTCTCTTGCTATCTCCACCCTCCATCTTTCAGCTGTGCTTCCTCCAAAATTTCAATACTGCTTCCTTATTGCCCGTCCGGCCACATTGCCTacaaattcaaaaaaaaaaggtatAGATCGATGAAATACAGCCAAATTCAAAATGCAGTGCCAATATGAAGAAAGAAGAAATGCACTCCCACTTGTTCTTTGTACACCACTAACTGGACCAGTATACCAAAAACGAGAACAGTGAGTAACCTGAATTTGGCAACTTGAAGGTGTGTGAGCGGTGAATAGTACGTAGAGATTTCGCACC
Protein-coding sequences here:
- the LOC112893043 gene encoding probable splicing factor 3A subunit 1; the encoded protein is MGNPILTLPAPEGDGGDANQQQQAPPPPPPPGAKADPPATVATHTRTIGIIHPPPDIRVIIEKTATFVAKNGPEFERRIISHNQGNAKFNFLQPSDPYHAYYQHRVAEIAAAPPGADTPAGAEPDAAPADAPASAPGDGAAAPADGASADAKADHSAPFRVAPPPKVLVPPKAELYTVRLPEGITGEELDIIKLTAQFVARNGKNFLTSLAQRESTNMQFHFIRPTHSMFPFFTALTDAYSRVLRPEEGVPALLKELREGSKDLTTVLERCLNRLEWDRSQEQARQQAEDEIEQERMQMSMIDWHDFVVVETIEFADDEYEGLPVPPTLEELKRRKRMENLGEDEVMELAEPAKEVEMEMDEEEMQLVEEGMRAARLEENDGGAQVKVAGDDEAPMRIVKNYKRPEERIPAERDPTKFVVSPITGELIPISEMEEHMRISLIDPKYKEQKERMLAKIKETTLAPDDEISRNIVGLARTRPDIFGTTEEEVSNAVKAEIEKKKDEQPKQVIWDGHSGSIGRTATHALSQGGDEQFDASNVDGRPVPGPAPLIRPGMPLPRPPQPLPLANVPRFIAPQTQYPGPPPVSHMPGVPQMMPHMHPHPQQIPGQPPMMRMPGQMVHMPTGIPPPPGQVQFMPGPPRSFGMPPPPHMPPMVNSIGVPQPPAPPLPPQPPAEEQPPPPDEPEPKRQRTDDASLIAAEQFLAQHPGPASISVSVPNLDEGNLRGQVLQIRVQSLSDTVGSLKEQIAGELQLPANKQKLSVRTSFLKDNLTLAYYNVGPGVVINLTLRERGGRKK